The segment ACGATCTCGGTGACGTCGCGCTCATGGAGAACGCCTTCAGCGAGCACAGCATCCACAGCGTGCTGCACCATGTCGAGGACGGCGCCGAAGCCCTGGCGTTTCTGCAGCGCGAAGGCCGATACCGCGATGCGCCGCGCCCGGACCTGATCCTGCTGGATCTCAACATGCCGCGCGTCGACGGCCGGCAGGTCCTCACCGCGCTCAAGTCCGACGACGCCCTCAAGAGCATTCCCACGATCGTGTTCACGACATCAGCGGCACCGGACGACATCGCCGCCAGCTACGGCTCACACGCCAACGCCTACGTCACCAAACCGACCGGCCTCGACGACTACGACCGTGCGATCATCGCCATTCGTAACTTCTTCGGGCATACCGCAGTGCTGCCGAACCGAGCTTCCGATGGATCAGCGACCTGAGCCGAGGCTGTACCCGCGAGGCAGGCACTCGAGTTCGACTAACGAGGTGACGGCGTCCGGCTGGACACCGATACTTGCGGCTGATGCAGGTCGGGGCTGCTGCCAGCCGGGCGCGGAGGCCGCAATCGGCCGGAGATCGCGAACAACGCTGAGAAGCTTTGTCACGCCGCGGTCAGGACGTCCGGAATCAACGCGGGAGCGGACCGGTATCTGATCACCCCCGTCACGCCACGGCGCCTCATCGCTGACTTTCACCGCACCATCGGCAGAAGGCAGCAGTCAGCCCCACAACCTCGCCCCAGCGAGCTCCGGGATGTCAGCGATTCACTGCTGTCTGCTGCCCAGCCGGAAGGCGCTGCCGGATTCTGTCTCGGACGGCTCTCAGCTCCCGCGATTGCGCACACGCCAGCCAAGCCCGCCGCTGCAGCCATCCGGCAGCCTCACACAATTCACGCGAAGCTGTTCGCACACCAGCCTGACCCATCGCCATGCGTCCTCCTGCACCGAGAGCGGTGTCGAGTGCCCACGAATTACCGATCCAGTCGTCTCGTCGACGGTGATCCTCCCGATTCGCGCGGATGCTCGGATGCCCGGATGGACGGCACAGCGAACTTCACGATCGGTGATGCGGGCCTCGCGCGCTCCGGCAGCCGGGCACCCCCGAACCTCGCCTGGGGAACACTGGTGACGAACAAGCGATCATTAGCGAGGGTCGATTGCTTCGGTTTGGAAATCGATCTCGCGCTGGTCTGCCTCTCGGTCCCGTTCATCCGCCTGGGCAGTGCGCTTGTCGGCCGCGTCCTGTCGCAGCTCGGCGCGTCGTTCTCGATCGGCCATCGCGCATTCGCGTCGCTCAAGTTCCAGGCTACGGCTCCGGACAGCGAGTTCTCGGCGGGTCAAGGCACCCTCGCGTTCGGCTTGCCGAGTGAGCCTTGATTCGTGATCGATGTCGCGCTGATCGGCCACCGCCTCTCGGGCGGTGACCCGCGTCTCTCGTTCTGCGATGGCTGTCTCATGCTGCACCGCGTTGCTGTCACGGCGGGCAAGAGCAGCAGCCTGGCCGTCGTGCCTCACGGCTCCAGGCTAATAGGGCAACCGACTCACCTCCATAGTTCCCGGCCCTGACGTGCAGGCACGTCACTGGAGTCGATGGGCAGGTAGGCGGCGTACCCCTGATAGCGGCTGTCCCATGAAGGCCGTGGGTCGGTCATACTGACGTGGACCGGTTACTGGTCAACAGCGTGCGAACGACCAGCCGGCGGCGAAAGAGGTACACACCGTGACCGCTGACGGGCGCAGGGGCGTCGCGTCGCGACCGGGCAACTTGGATCGGCTTTCCAGCGGGTCCGAGGCCGACGCGTCGGTCGCCGGCATCGTCATCCTGCTGATCGAGGACGACCCCGGCGACGCGTTCCTGGTCCAGGAGTACCTCGCCGACAGCGACCTCGACGCCCGCCTGCACCACGTCAGCACCCTCACCCAGGCCAGCAACAGCGGCTACGACCCGGAATGTGTCCTGCTGGACCTGCACCTACCGGACGGTCAGGGACTACAGGCCCTGCGCCTGGTGCTGCAACGCTGGCCGCAGGCCGCGGTGCTGGTGTTGACCGGCCTCAACGACGCCGGAACGGGTTCGGCGGCGGTCGCGGCCGGCGCCCAGGACTACCTCGTCAAGGACCAGGTCGACGCCGCGGTGCTGTCGCGCACCATCCGCTACGCGGTGCAGCGCAAACGCGTCCAGGGCGCCGAACGGCGGATGCGCGACAGCCGGCTGCAGGCCGAGGAGAACACCCGCCTGCAGCGTGGCCTGCTCCCTACGCCGCTACTGACCGACAAGACGGTGAGCGCGGTCAGCCGATACCTGCCCGGCCAGCAACGCTCGCTGCTCGGCGGCGACTTCTACGACGTCGTGCAAACCGCCGACGGGACAGTCCACGCCCTTATCGGCGACGTCTGCGGCAACGGCCCCGACGAAGCCGCCCTCGGGGTCGGCCTACGGTTCGGCTGGCGCACCCTGACCCTCGCCGGCCTGCGCAAAGCCGACCGGATGCGCCTGCTCGAACAGGTCCTGGTCGCCGAACGACCCCACGACGGCATGTTCGCCACCGTCTGCACCGTCGGCATCACCCCCGGCCGCGGCGAAGTGGTCTTGCTCAGCGCCGGGCACCCAGCACCGTTGATCATCACCAGAGACGGCGCCTACCCCGCCCCCACCACCTACGGGCCAGGGCTGGGCATGGCGCCCGGCCGAGCCCGCTGGACCGAAACGCGCACCACCGTGCCCGACGGCGCGGGACTGCTGCTGTACACCGACGGCGTCATCGAGAGCTTCTGCGACGACGGCACCCGCCTCGGCGAAGAACGCTTCATCGAACTCGCCGCCCACTTGGCCACCATCGACGACCCGCACGAATACGTCGACACGCTGCTCGCCGACATCCAGGCCGCCGACGCCGGCCGCCACAGCGACGACACCGCCATGCTCTACCTGCGCTGGCCCTCCGGAGCGCCGGCTTCGGCGAACGCTGACGACCACCGGTCGCACCATGCCGCGTCAGGCCGGTAGCGCCCGCCTATGACTTATGTGCCGGCATTTCCGGCGCGTGGGCGTGAAAGCTTGGAATCGACCAGGCCGCATCGAGTTGATATCAGGGGTCACCGGTATCAGACCTGGCCGGAGAGGGCCGCTGATCTCCGGACGCCACGACGCCCACGCCGTACTGTTTCCGATTTTCCTCGACACTGTTGTCAACGACGTCCTGCTCGCGATCTCCGAACTGGTACAGAACGTCACCCAGCACACCGCTGGCGGTGGGCATTTTCATGCTCACCTGGGACGACGACGGCATCATCGTTGAGGTCCGCGACTGTGACCGGCACCCGCCACGCCCACGGTCAGCCGACGGGTCTCGTACCGGCGGCGGGGACTGCTGCCGGCCTCCGGCATCTGCTCCCGGTTCCGGGTGCTCTACCAGGTCGACTACATCGAGCCGGATACGCAGCGCGTCCGCTACTCGGCCTGGCACTGATCCACGGCTCGGCGCTGCGCGTGGCGCAGCGCCGGACCTGATCTCCATGCTGGCTGACAGGAACGGGCGGGCTGGGGCCTGCGCAGGCTGGATCGCCGACCTGATCGACGAAGCCGCGAACCCACCGAGCGCGGGCCTGTCAGTCGTCCAGCTCGGTGCGTCTGTCCTGAACCTCCGGAGGCGGCCGTCCCGATGGATACTGACCGGCGTCCGATTCGACTAGCTTGAGGGCATGGCGTCCACTGTGCTGCGAGTCCGGCTCATAGGCGGCGATCGCATGGACATCACATACGACGATCCCGACGTCACGGACGAGGAGACGCTGATCGACCGGATGATCTCCACGCTGGCACAGGATTCGGGAGTGCTGCACACCCGGCATGCTGATCGGCTCGTCGTTCTCTTCGGCCGAGGCGTCGCCGCGGTCGAGGTCGCGCCTCGTGGTGCTGTGATCTGACGACAATCGTCCAGCCGGGACCCTTCGGGGAAGGGCGCAAACGCAATCGTCACGCGAGCGGCGAAACCTGATCAGGCGTTTTCGTGTGGGCCAGGACGTCAGCCCGCTTGCCGCGAATCCAGCAAGCTTCAGACACGAGGTGCGCGCCGCCCTCGGGGTGCTGATCGAGTGGGTCCGTGGCAGCGTGGAGGTGTCGAATGACGAATCCTATGCAGCGATGCTGCCCGGCGGCCAGACGGAGAGGGTTCCGGGTCGAGGAAGTAGAGCCGCTGAACTACAGTTTTCGCTGGTCGCTGACGGCGAGGTGACCTTCGCCGGCTGAGCGGTGAGCCGCCAGGTCACCGGGGTCGCGCGTCGCCGAGTCGTACGCCTCAGGGCAAGTGCGAAACCGCCGGTCCGCCACTGAGCCTCTCCTGGGAGTGGCATGTCGTGACCGGTTTCCCGCCTGGCGGCTTGCTCACCTCGACCCTACCCGGCCTAGCGCCGATTCGCCGATTCGAAGTGTGCCGCAAACCTACGTCGGCGTCGTGATGGCCAAGACGATGGCGGGACACGCGCCAGCTGACGCTGAGTCGCTTGCACGCGGGTGGCTGCGCGGGCCGGGAGTATGGTGAGACCCATCAGTTGGCTCATGCCGCCCTAGCCCCCGGCGTGTGCGCCGGGAAGGGGAAGGCTGTGCCCGTATTGACGCACGGCTCAGCCCGGCACTCTCGCGATGCTGCGTCGTCATGACTGCGGCCCACAGCGAGGAGGAGCGCAGGGCGCTCGCCCGAAACCTCATCGGCCGGCAGCCGACCGGCCTCGTCCTGCTGCAGCGGGTCTGCCGTGCCGCCGTCGAGGCGTTGTCGGCCAGCGGGTCCGGCATCAGTGTGATGACCGCCGACGGGACGCGGGGGGTGTGCGCGACCTCGGATCCGGTGGCTGAGCGCGTCGAGGAGCTGCAGTTCGTTCTCGGCGAGGGTCCCTGCATCGATGCCTTCGCCGCTCGCCGGCCGGTGCTCACGGCGGATCTGTCCGACCGTGCCGACGACCGATGGCCGATGTACGCTCCCGCTGCCCGCGCCGACGGCGTCCGCGCCGTTTTCGCGTTCCCGCTGCAGGTCGGCGCCGCCCGGCTCGGTGTCATGGACATCTTCCGCGATCGGGTGGGCCCGTTGAGCGGCGCGGAACTGCGGACGGCTTTCACCTTCGCGGAGCTCACCGTGGAAGCGCTGCTCGACTCGCACAAGAGCGAGGTCGCGCGTGACGGCGACGGCATCGCGGTTCTCGATGTCGGACGGCGCGCGGAGCTTTTTCAGGCGCAAGGGATGGTCATGGTGCAGCTGGGGGTATCCATCGGTGAGGCTCTGGCACGGATGCGAGCGCACGCCTATGCCGAGAACCGTCGTCTCGAGGACGTCGCCCGCGACGTCGTCGAGCGCCGGCTGCGATTGGACGGGAACAACTGATGAGCGGCTGTTTGGTACAGGTTTACCGGGAGGCAGGCCATGAGCACCGTTTCGGCTGAGCGGCTCGCGACGGTCTTCGTCGAGGCCGCCGACACTCTGGTCGACGAGTTCGATCTGCTCGACTTCCTGCACATGCTCACCGATCGGGCTCGCAGCCTGGTCGACGCGGCCGCCGCCGGGCTGATGCTCGCCGATGAACGAGGGCGGCTGGAGTTCATGGCGGGTTCCGACGAGAACGTCCGCCTGGTGGAGCTGTTCCAACTGCAGAACGACCAGGGACCCTGCCTGGAAGCGTTCCGGACCGGGCAGTCGGTGATCAACGTCGACCTCGCGGCGGCTACGGAACGCTGGCCCCGCTTCGCGCCCCGGGCGGCGCAGGCGGGCTTCCGATCCGTGCACGCGTTCCCTCTGCGGCTGCGTGCCCAGGTGATCGGTGCCCTGAACATCTTCGGCAGCTCCACCGGCGGAGACTTCGACCCCGCCGATGTTCCCATCATGCAGGCGCTCGCCGACGTCGCGACCATCGGCCTGATGCAGGAACGCACGATCCGCCGCAGTGAGGCGCTCACCGAACAGTTGCAGGGAGCCCTGAACAGCCGGATCATCATCGAGCAGGCCAAGGGCGCCCTCGCCCAGGTCCAGGGGATCGGCGTCGATGAGGCGTTCCGCCGGATCCGCGCCTACGCCCGCAACAACAACCGGCGACTGACCGAGGTTGCCGAGCTGATCGTCACCGATTCGACCGCCCTGCCCGGATTGACCCAGCCTTGACAGTCATCCTTGCCAAGGGGTCGCGGTTCGGGCGGTGAAACATGGCGGCGAACTCCAACTGAGCGTAGCCGGGCTGCTGCTGGTCGCGGTCCGGCCGCGGACCAGTGCGGACGTCCGCGATCCGCCGCCGCGCGATGCCGGTGATCCATGCGGCGACGTCGAGATCCGGCCCGATGTGGCAGCCCGCCAGCCACCACACCTCGAGGTAACTGGCCGCGAATATCTCGTCGCGGCTGTACCCGGGCGGGAGCTCCGCCAGGACAGCATGGACCGCCGCCGACGTACGGTCGAGAAGGATGAGGAAGGCTGGAATGCTGCTCTGTGAGATGGCGTCGAGCAACGCAACATCGCTGGTGCTGTCGGCGATGTCGGTGACGGGTGGCGGTTGAACCAGTCCGGGAACGAACAACCTCATCGGTGCTCCATGGCGTCGGCAGATCGGGTTGCCGCCAGGGTCCGGAGCGACGTGCGAGAGTTTCCCGCAAATGACGACGCTACGGCATCATCTCGGCCGAACGCGGTGTCTTCCCCCGTTGGGAGACGGCGGCCGGCGCTGCCGTCACCGTTGCGAGCGCAGCGGGGCGCCCACCTCGTGCAGGTGACGTAGTGCCTGCCGGTACGAATCGACCAGACTCGTCTCCTCGTAGGGGATGCCCGCATCCGTGCAGTACGCCTTGACGATCGGCCGGGCCCTGCGCAGGTTCGGGGCGGGCATCGCGGGGAACAGGTGATGCTCGATCTGGTGGTTCAGGCCGCCCAGGGCTGCGTCGATCAGCCGGCCGCCGGTGACGTTGCGCGAGGTCAGCACCTGCTTGCGCAGGTAGTCCTCGTCGCCGGTCGGATGCGGCATCCCTTTGTGGTTCGGCGCGAACGTCATCCCAAGGTAGACGCCGAACACCGCTTGATGCACCACGAAGAACGCGAGCGCCTGCAACGGGGACAGCACCACTAGCAGAACAGACAGGTACCCCACCACGTGCAGCGCCATCAAGCCGGCTTCCAGCCCTCGATGCTTCATGCCGGGTCGCTGGAGCGCCTTGATGCTGGAAATCCGTAGATCGATGCTGAGCAGCGTCAGCAGCGGAAAGAACAGCCCCGCCTGGTGACGATTGACGAAGCCCTTCAGACCGCGCCGGCCCACCGCTGACTCGGTGGCCCAGATCAGCAACTCCGGCTGCACATCCGGGTCGAGATCGTCATGGTTGGGGTTGTTGTGGTGCCGGGTGTGCTTGTCCACCCACCAGCCATAACTCATGCCGATGCCGACGTTGCCCACCATCCGGCCCACCAGCTCGCTGGTTCTGCGCGTCCGGAAGACCTGCCGATGGGCTACGTCGTGCGCCAGTAGGGCCACCTGCGCAAACACGACACCCATGAGTACGGCGACAGCCGGCTGCCACCACGACGAGCCAATCAAAAAGACGGCTGCCCACGCCGCGGCGAACATCACGGCCACGGCGGTCATCCGTACGGCGTAGTGGGCCGGCCGCCGTTCGAGCAGGCCCGCCTCGGTGACACGCCGGTTCAGTACGGCGAAGTCACTACCGGCCGCTCTCGGCCGCACGATCGCGGATGTCATGAATTGCGTGGTGCGGACGTGCCGGCAACAGGACTTGGGACGCACATCGCGCGACTCCCTCGCAACGGGCTCCCCGGACACGAAACCATCGTGCGGGCGAGCGGAAGCTGATGACGAAGGCTGCGGGAGTCTGGACAGCCGAGTGAGTAGAGAGTACCCGGCCACTCGCCCGGCAAACACTACGAACGCGCGTACGATGAAGCCACACCCGGCTTCTCGACGTCTCCTGACGAGCGCACCGCGCCCGCCCCTTGATGGCGCGGACGTCGCCGACAGGAAGGCACACCGATGGACCGGACCGCCGACGCCGCACGACTGCGGCTGGACCCCCACCCTTCCCGGACCACCGCTCTCGACGGAGCCTGGTGGCCACGCTCGACCAACCTGACCAACGAGCTCCCGGCGCTGGTGAAAGCCCTCTCCGACCGCCGGGGTGCCATCACGCACGTACTGATGAACCCCGCCGAGTGGGACCTTCCGCATCCCCCGCGGGCCGCCGCCGACCGCTCGGCGGCCCGACTTGGTTGGTACACCTCCCAGCCCGCCGGGCTGATCACGGTCATGAGCGATTTCGGACGCGACCGCTTCGACCTTCTGGTCATCCCGCCCGACGCGAGCCAGGGATCGGCTGACACCGCCCTGACCGCCGCCGCGGACAACGACGACAAACGCCGCGCACCCGAGCTGCTCGCCGGCATCGAGCGGGCCGGCTGATCGCCGCTGCCGCCCTACCGCTGCACCAGCGGTCCGGCAGCAGGCGCTTGCGGCCGACCGCCGGCGCCGCCACCGGGTCCGGCGGTGCCACTGCCGCGCCGACCGCGATGCCGGCGGCCAAGGTGGCACCGGCGACGAACCACGCGAAGCCCAGGCCGATCACTACCGCGGTGAGCAGAACCAGGAAAACCGAAAGGTCACCACGGTACGCAGGTTGCGGCGGATTCCGAGCAGCGAGGAATCCAGGGCCGCGCTGTAGAGCAGCGGCGGCAAGAGGAGCGTCAGCATGATCTCCGGATCGAGCGAGATGCTGGGTCCCGGCAGCAGCGCGTAGCCGATGCCGATGATCGGCAACAGCGCGGCGGCTGGCAGCCCGGTCCGGTTGGCGACCCACCGCATCGCCACGGCGACGGCGACGGCGACGGCGACGGCAAGGGTGAAAGCCACCAACACATGAACGCTCATGCCCTAATCCCCCACCGGGTGCGCGCGCACATGGGGCGGAGGCAGGAACGCGCCGCTATCTGTCCGAGTCGCCGGTCACCGTCGCCCAGACCACCTTGCCCCCAAGTGTCGGCATCGCTCCCCATCCCGCAGAGGCGGCATGAACCAGACCCAGACCGCGCCCACGCTCAGCGAGCGAAGGCTGCCCGCCATCACGTGCGGACCCGTCCGGGCGCGGATAGCGCATGTCACCGTCCCGGACAGCCAGGTGCAGATCGCGGCCGCGTCGGAACACGGTGATCACGAATTCGGTGCCGGCATGTTCGACCGCATTGCTGGCCAGCTCGGACATGATCAACGTGGCAGCAGGTCGCAGACCGGGCAGTTGCCACGTCTGACATGCCCGCGCAACCAGCTCACGAGCAGCCCGCACGGAAGCTGCTTGCGGCGCCAGACGGGTCTGCCACCAATGTTCGCGCAACAGCCTGCCGACGATCGCGATGCGGGCTTCCGCCATCGTGGCGAACAACAACGTCGGGTCCCACTCGTGATTTCGCAGCCGGTAGTCCAGCATCGTCGTCGACGGGGCGCAGAGCGCCAGGTGTGCCGGTGCCGGTCCGGACCGCGCCGTCCGCTGTGCCGCCACCCAGTACGGCAGGCTCACCCCATGCAGATCGCCGACATCGTGCAGATCGATGATGAGCGCCTCGGACGGCCCGGCCAGGCACAGCCGCAGACCTGCGGTGACCTGGCTGCCGAGCTCCCGTGACCACCGGCCGTGCACCTTCAATTCGACAACGGCACTGCTCGCATCAGCGATGACACCCACCGATATTCCGCGACCGTCGGTCCCCGCGGTAACCAGATAAGGCGGCCGAAGGGGCTGTGCCCAATGGCGCTGTTGCACGACGTCACCGCCGGCCGTAGCTGCACGCGATGCCCGAATCCGCCGGGACGTCAGCAGATGATGGGAGCAGGTCGGGGATCGCCTGCTCAGCCCCCGTCTCACCCGCAAAAATCGACGCGTGGTGCGCTACTACTGTCACGACTACTCCAGGGCGCCCGGCTAGAACGGTGCGCTGCCGAGGTCTGGAGCAGCGAGCGACGATGAGGCCACACCGCCACGGGACCAACGGTATACGGACCGGACGAAGATCGCTCCGATGGCGTCCACGCTTCAACTGTGCGCGCAGTCATCCACCACGGGTGAGGACAGGCGCCTACATCAGGCGTCCAGTCAGGCTGCGGTGAGCCGACCGTCGGCTGCGTCAGCGGAAGGAACGGTTGCATGGGCCTGCGTGAATACAAGCCGGGTACGACGTACTCAGGCCGGATCGAACGGACAACTGACGAGTCGAGCCCTGCATAGCAGGAGCCTGTCCGAGCGGCGCCCGGGTCACCCAACGTGCTGTTCATCGCCCTGGACGACACCGGATTCGGCCAGGTGGGCCGCCGCGCCCCGTCAAGCCCACCGCGCGCCGCGTACTCCCGCTCGGACTCACTCGGAAGCCGGCCACCGGCCCGGCGGCAACAGGCCCGGGCGTCCAGCCACGACACATGCACGACCGGGTGATCTCCCCGTCCGCCGATGTCCGATGTCCTACCCTCGGGGCGACGCCAGGAGGCGTGCGGCACCCTGCCACTACCAAGGTGCCGCGGCCGCCGCCGTCGGCGGGAAGTCGTCGGGCAGCAACCCACCGAACACGAACGACCATCCTTCCCGCTCGGCCGTCGTGACGTACCCGGTCGCCGCAACGAACACGGCACCAGCCGATGGATAGGTCTACTGTTGTCGCTGAGTGCACGTTTCGACGGACCGGCCGCACCGAGACATCCAACGGCGGTCGCCGTTGACACGCTGAGCGTGCGCACGATCGCGGCATTCGCTTCCACTAGCTGCCCCAGTCCCTGGTAGCCCTCCAGCATCAGTTGGCGCCATCCAGGAGTAGCTGATGATTCAGCAGAGCATGCACGATCGAGATGACGCCCATCCCTGCCGCGTCTGGGACCTTGTCAGCGCCCACGGCCCGAGTTTGACCGCACTGTGCCGCTCGGGCGTCGTCCTGATGCCGGGCATCCATGGGATCGGCCTATCAGCCCCGCCATTCCCCGGCCGACCGGACACAACGACTCCCCAGGTCCGATTCTCCAGCGATCAGGCCAGTGCCCGGATAGAATCCGCACAGGACGTGCTGCACGACGGCCCCTGCCATGACGCCGCCGCTACCCGCCAGCCCGTTCACGCCCCCGACCTGACCGACTCGTCATGGAGCGAACGCTGGCCGCGGTTCACCCCCGCAGCGCTGAACGCCGGCGTACGAGCCGTGTTCGCGCTGCCACTGCATGCCGGCGCCGTCCGGCACGCCGGAGCCGTCGACCTGTACCGGCGCACACCGGGCGCATTGCACGACACTGACCGCAACGCCGCGACGGCGTTCACCGCCGCAGCCGCCGAGTTGCTCACCCTGGAGCGCCTCGGCCTGGACTGGACCAGTGCCTTCACCCACGCCAGCCTCGACCAGACGATTCTCGCCCTGGCCGGTGGCACACTGGTCACCACCGGCCGAGGCCTGACCGGCGACCCCGGCGCTGCGCTGCCGCTGGCACGCTGGTTCGATCACGACTCGCTGCCCATGTTGCGCCGACAGGTTCACGCCGTCAGCGCTGCCCACGGCCTGTCCGGCGACGACGCCAACCGGTTCGTGCTGGCCGTCCACGAGGCGATGATCAACGCCATCGAACACGGCGGCGGGCTCGGCCAGTTACTGCTCTGGTACCGCGATGACCGCCTCTGGTGCGAAATAGGCGATCACGGCCCCGGCATCGGTACCACCCTGCGCTCCGCCTGTGACCCCGCCACCCGCCCGCGAGTCGGAACCCAAAAAAGGCGTCCCAGCGGCATGAAGCTCATCCAGCAGGCCTGCACCACCATGGAGATCACCACCGACTCCACCGGCACCCGGCTACAGCTCAGCTTCCAGCTCACCCATTCGGCACCAGGGTGAGGCGGCCAAGCCGACCAACGCATCGGCCGTCGCGAGGAGCGACACCCGGTGCGTGAATCCAACAGTCAGTTCCAGCCGGGCGCCGCCGCCGCTACCGGGCGGGATGCCGGCCCAGGCTCACCATCAGATACGGAAAACCCAGTTCGGGTACAACCCGTGCCAGCGCTTCGCGAGCCACCGCGAACTCGATCGGCGCGCTGAACGGCAGCACCGACACACCGAACGTCGACGCGACCAGCGAGCCCGCGGACAGCGCCTCGCCGGCGTGCAGCCAGTCGATCGCGTTATCGCGAGGGCCGTGCAGCAGGGCGAATGTCGCGGCCCGGTCGCGCCCGCAGGAAACGGTGGGCAGACGACCGCCGGGCGACCCCACGATCCGATCGTTACCGGCCCAGAGAGCCAGTTCCTTCTGCCATTGCGCGACCGCCGGCTCCAGGCTCGCGCTGTCGGCGGCGGCGACCGCGAGTTCCAGGATCTGATCAGGACGGAGCAGCCCGAGCCGCACATGTTGCGCCTCGAAGGCGGTGGCGATCGTGCGCAAGGTCGCCGGTTCGACCGGGTCCCCGGTGACCGGGTGGATGTCGGTATGGCGCAGGTCGATGACGCGGGCGAGCTCGGCGGTCTCCGCGTCCACCGGGGCCGGGCCGTCGATCCGCACGCGTGCCAGATGCGCGGGATCAGCGTCGTCGGGACTGCGGGTCACCGTGGCCCGCCAGCCGTGGGCCGCGAGCGTCAGACGGGCGTGGTGCAGTGCGGCGCCGCAGCTGATGGTCGCGAGCCGGGCATCCGGGTCGGTTCTCGTCGTCAGCCGGGTGTGGTCCACGAACAGATCCAGTGTCACGTCGGTGATCCGCCACTGCCACGGCTGTAAGTCATATGCCGAAGGCGCATGCCGG is part of the Actinoplanes sp. NBC_00393 genome and harbors:
- a CDS encoding ATP-binding protein, which produces MRRGLSRRSPTCSHHLLTSRRIRASRAATAGGDVVQQRHWAQPLRPPYLVTAGTDGRGISVGVIADASSAVVELKVHGRWSRELGSQVTAGLRLCLAGPSEALIIDLHDVGDLHGVSLPYWVAAQRTARSGPAPAHLALCAPSTTMLDYRLRNHEWDPTLLFATMAEARIAIVGRLLREHWWQTRLAPQAASVRAARELVARACQTWQLPGLRPAATLIMSELASNAVEHAGTEFVITVFRRGRDLHLAVRDGDMRYPRPDGSARDGGQPSLAERGRGLGLVHAASAGWGAMPTLGGKVVWATVTGDSDR
- a CDS encoding GAF and ANTAR domain-containing protein produces the protein MSTVSAERLATVFVEAADTLVDEFDLLDFLHMLTDRARSLVDAAAAGLMLADERGRLEFMAGSDENVRLVELFQLQNDQGPCLEAFRTGQSVINVDLAAATERWPRFAPRAAQAGFRSVHAFPLRLRAQVIGALNIFGSSTGGDFDPADVPIMQALADVATIGLMQERTIRRSEALTEQLQGALNSRIIIEQAKGALAQVQGIGVDEAFRRIRAYARNNNRRLTEVAELIVTDSTALPGLTQP
- a CDS encoding SUMF1/EgtB/PvdO family nonheme iron enzyme, with translation MGCCPTTSRRRRRPRHLGSGRVPHASWRRPEGRTSDIGGRGDHPVVHVSWLDARACCRRAGGRLPSESEREYAARGGLDGARRPTWPNPVSSRAMNSTLGDPGAARTGSCYAGLDSSVVRSIRPEYVVPGLYSRRPMQPFLPLTQPTVGSPQPDWTPDVGACPHPWWMTARTVEAWTPSERSSSGPYTVGPVAVWPHRRSLLQTSAAHRSSRAPWSSRDSSSAPRVDFCG
- a CDS encoding PP2C family protein-serine/threonine phosphatase gives rise to the protein MTADGRRGVASRPGNLDRLSSGSEADASVAGIVILLIEDDPGDAFLVQEYLADSDLDARLHHVSTLTQASNSGYDPECVLLDLHLPDGQGLQALRLVLQRWPQAAVLVLTGLNDAGTGSAAVAAGAQDYLVKDQVDAAVLSRTIRYAVQRKRVQGAERRMRDSRLQAEENTRLQRGLLPTPLLTDKTVSAVSRYLPGQQRSLLGGDFYDVVQTADGTVHALIGDVCGNGPDEAALGVGLRFGWRTLTLAGLRKADRMRLLEQVLVAERPHDGMFATVCTVGITPGRGEVVLLSAGHPAPLIITRDGAYPAPTTYGPGLGMAPGRARWTETRTTVPDGAGLLLYTDGVIESFCDDGTRLGEERFIELAAHLATIDDPHEYVDTLLADIQAADAGRHSDDTAMLYLRWPSGAPASANADDHRSHHAASGR
- a CDS encoding GAF and ANTAR domain-containing protein, with translation MRREGEGCARIDARLSPALSRCCVVMTAAHSEEERRALARNLIGRQPTGLVLLQRVCRAAVEALSASGSGISVMTADGTRGVCATSDPVAERVEELQFVLGEGPCIDAFAARRPVLTADLSDRADDRWPMYAPAARADGVRAVFAFPLQVGAARLGVMDIFRDRVGPLSGAELRTAFTFAELTVEALLDSHKSEVARDGDGIAVLDVGRRAELFQAQGMVMVQLGVSIGEALARMRAHAYAENRRLEDVARDVVERRLRLDGNN
- a CDS encoding response regulator produces the protein MTAELLQVLIVEDDLGDVALMENAFSEHSIHSVLHHVEDGAEALAFLQREGRYRDAPRPDLILLDLNMPRVDGRQVLTALKSDDALKSIPTIVFTTSAAPDDIAASYGSHANAYVTKPTGLDDYDRAIIAIRNFFGHTAVLPNRASDGSAT
- a CDS encoding ATP-binding protein, with the protein product MPGIHGIGLSAPPFPGRPDTTTPQVRFSSDQASARIESAQDVLHDGPCHDAAATRQPVHAPDLTDSSWSERWPRFTPAALNAGVRAVFALPLHAGAVRHAGAVDLYRRTPGALHDTDRNAATAFTAAAAELLTLERLGLDWTSAFTHASLDQTILALAGGTLVTTGRGLTGDPGAALPLARWFDHDSLPMLRRQVHAVSAAHGLSGDDANRFVLAVHEAMINAIEHGGGLGQLLLWYRDDRLWCEIGDHGPGIGTTLRSACDPATRPRVGTQKRRPSGMKLIQQACTTMEITTDSTGTRLQLSFQLTHSAPG
- a CDS encoding fatty acid desaturase family protein yields the protein MTSAIVRPRAAGSDFAVLNRRVTEAGLLERRPAHYAVRMTAVAVMFAAAWAAVFLIGSSWWQPAVAVLMGVVFAQVALLAHDVAHRQVFRTRRTSELVGRMVGNVGIGMSYGWWVDKHTRHHNNPNHDDLDPDVQPELLIWATESAVGRRGLKGFVNRHQAGLFFPLLTLLSIDLRISSIKALQRPGMKHRGLEAGLMALHVVGYLSVLLVVLSPLQALAFFVVHQAVFGVYLGMTFAPNHKGMPHPTGDEDYLRKQVLTSRNVTGGRLIDAALGGLNHQIEHHLFPAMPAPNLRRARPIVKAYCTDAGIPYEETSLVDSYRQALRHLHEVGAPLRSQR
- a CDS encoding DUF5994 family protein, with the protein product MDRTADAARLRLDPHPSRTTALDGAWWPRSTNLTNELPALVKALSDRRGAITHVLMNPAEWDLPHPPRAAADRSAARLGWYTSQPAGLITVMSDFGRDRFDLLVIPPDASQGSADTALTAAADNDDKRRAPELLAGIERAG
- a CDS encoding nitroreductase — protein: MKPAPVGVARPVSHHITNEAFHQAVAAARHAPSAYDLQPWQWRITDVTLDLFVDHTRLTTRTDPDARLATISCGAALHHARLTLAAHGWRATVTRSPDDADPAHLARVRIDGPAPVDAETAELARVIDLRHTDIHPVTGDPVEPATLRTIATAFEAQHVRLGLLRPDQILELAVAAADSASLEPAVAQWQKELALWAGNDRIVGSPGGRLPTVSCGRDRAATFALLHGPRDNAIDWLHAGEALSAGSLVASTFGVSVLPFSAPIEFAVAREALARVVPELGFPYLMVSLGRHPAR